From a single Elusimicrobiota bacterium genomic region:
- a CDS encoding TIM barrel protein, with translation MVSTRNLGLRIVSLSYYLVVLLGAHFSIRKSLLHALQEARALGLEAVQMFAYRRHEFYFEPGLSRAIRKRLDEEINSWNSALLASPVKEVVVHSRSVAALAADNAQLRKRSFDRLKQELELARMLRAAYYVFHLGPYGERMDLQTGLRLVQEGLSGILQDTPAQGPAIILENVPGGARRMGGTLEELASMVAALSPHGPRFGLCLDVAHCWGAGYSLKNAGEARKFFADFSKLVPSSKLAMIHWNNSSLPLGCHLDQHAHLAQGHVPPEVYRVILKEWPAKVGILETPKEPLGSDRVNVDFLRNL, from the coding sequence ATGGTGTCGACCAGAAATTTGGGTTTGCGCATTGTTTCATTATCCTATTATCTCGTCGTGCTGTTGGGCGCGCATTTTTCCATCCGAAAGTCCTTGCTGCATGCGTTGCAAGAGGCCAGGGCTTTGGGTCTTGAGGCCGTTCAAATGTTCGCTTACCGCAGGCACGAGTTTTATTTTGAACCCGGCTTGAGCCGAGCGATCAGGAAACGGCTTGATGAAGAAATCAACAGTTGGAACAGCGCTCTGCTGGCGAGTCCAGTTAAAGAGGTCGTCGTGCATTCGCGCTCCGTGGCCGCTCTGGCCGCGGATAACGCCCAATTGCGCAAGCGTTCCTTTGACCGCCTTAAACAGGAGCTCGAGTTGGCCCGGATGCTTCGAGCGGCCTATTACGTTTTTCATTTGGGTCCTTATGGAGAACGCATGGATTTGCAGACCGGCTTGAGGCTGGTGCAAGAGGGTTTGTCCGGGATTCTGCAGGACACCCCGGCGCAAGGCCCCGCGATTATTCTTGAAAACGTGCCCGGCGGAGCCCGGCGCATGGGGGGAACGCTTGAAGAGCTCGCTTCCATGGTCGCGGCGCTTTCGCCGCATGGGCCGCGTTTCGGTCTGTGCTTGGACGTGGCTCATTGCTGGGGCGCCGGTTATTCGTTGAAAAACGCCGGCGAAGCCAGGAAATTTTTCGCCGATTTTTCCAAGCTGGTTCCTTCTTCGAAGCTGGCCATGATTCATTGGAATAATTCCAGTTTGCCGTTGGGCTGCCATCTGGATCAGCATGCGCATTTGGCTCAAGGCCATGTGCCGCCTGAGGTTTATCGCGTGATTTTAAAAGAATGGCCGGCCAAGGTCGGCATTCTGGAAACGCCTAAAGAGCCTCTTGGATCGGATCGAGTCAACGTTGATTTTTTAAGAAACCTTTAA
- the thpR gene encoding RNA 2',3'-cyclic phosphodiesterase has protein sequence MRLFFAVHPSEEIRRKAAALADEIKAGCENLDAKWVPPENFHITLVFLGETPETKLAELKNVAQQAAKTGKSFSAEFGNLGVFPNTRAPRVLWIGISKGAQELRHLARGLHHELQAGGFLFDSKDPDPHLTLARMRDPREPSRAKVLSSAVSKIRGYVERPMPALGSWPVLQIALMESLLAKPSPIYKTLEQFNLGHE, from the coding sequence ATGAGGTTATTTTTTGCCGTTCATCCATCCGAAGAAATCCGCCGGAAAGCGGCGGCCTTGGCCGACGAAATCAAGGCCGGCTGCGAAAATTTAGACGCCAAATGGGTGCCCCCTGAGAATTTCCATATCACGTTGGTTTTTTTAGGAGAAACGCCTGAAACAAAATTAGCCGAACTCAAAAACGTGGCTCAGCAAGCGGCTAAAACCGGCAAATCATTCAGCGCCGAGTTCGGCAACTTGGGCGTTTTCCCGAATACCCGCGCCCCGCGCGTGCTTTGGATCGGCATATCAAAAGGAGCTCAAGAGCTTCGCCATCTGGCCCGCGGCTTGCATCATGAGCTTCAAGCAGGCGGTTTTTTGTTCGACAGCAAAGACCCTGATCCGCATTTGACCCTGGCGCGCATGCGCGATCCCCGCGAACCCAGCCGCGCCAAGGTCCTTTCATCCGCCGTATCCAAAATACGCGGCTATGTCGAGCGACCCATGCCTGCGCTGGGATCCTGGCCGGTCTTGCAAATTGCGTTGATGGAAAGCCTGCTGGCTAAACCGTCCCCGATTTATAAAACTCTGGAACAATTTAATCTTGGCCATGAATAA
- the mltG gene encoding endolytic transglycosylase MltG, giving the protein MNKKALALFLGIFAAVFLSWELPLIPRSSESVLVRISPEHKTAKDIISVFQAQGILRHPRAFRLASKVFGWDKRFKRGTYLLRRGEAWPVLAKKLLKGETFTVKVTIPEGWRAEQIADRLKAQSIINTDGFVRLVQKQTLEGFLYPSTYFFEPYSAPETIIEQMNQQFERVWKENFDGKSLPPKFTKKNVVTLASIIEMETNLSQEKPLIAGVFMNRLRQGWKLEADPTVQYALGGWKDRVLYKDLQIDSPYNTYKYRGLPPGPIGNPGQDSIAAVFDPAPTEYMYFVAKGDGSHVFFKTLQEHNRFRHLQKKARRVKVK; this is encoded by the coding sequence ATGAATAAAAAGGCTCTCGCTTTATTCCTCGGTATTTTCGCCGCGGTTTTCTTAAGCTGGGAATTGCCGCTGATCCCGCGCTCCTCCGAAAGCGTCTTAGTCAGGATCTCGCCCGAGCACAAAACAGCAAAAGACATCATCAGCGTCTTTCAAGCGCAAGGGATCCTCAGACACCCCAGAGCGTTTCGTTTGGCGAGCAAAGTCTTCGGCTGGGACAAACGCTTCAAGCGTGGAACCTATCTGTTGAGACGGGGGGAAGCTTGGCCGGTCTTAGCCAAAAAACTTCTCAAAGGGGAAACCTTCACCGTCAAAGTCACGATTCCCGAAGGCTGGCGCGCCGAGCAGATCGCTGATCGCCTGAAGGCTCAATCCATCATCAATACGGACGGATTCGTCCGCTTGGTCCAAAAACAAACGCTGGAAGGATTTCTTTATCCCTCCACCTATTTTTTTGAGCCTTATTCCGCGCCTGAAACAATCATCGAGCAAATGAACCAACAATTTGAACGAGTTTGGAAAGAGAATTTTGACGGCAAATCGCTGCCGCCTAAATTCACCAAAAAAAACGTGGTGACGCTGGCTTCGATTATCGAGATGGAAACAAACTTATCCCAAGAAAAACCGCTGATTGCCGGCGTGTTCATGAACCGCTTAAGACAAGGCTGGAAGCTTGAAGCCGATCCCACGGTGCAATACGCTTTAGGCGGCTGGAAGGATCGCGTCTTGTACAAAGATCTTCAAATCGACTCGCCTTACAACACCTACAAATACCGAGGCTTGCCGCCGGGACCCATCGGCAATCCGGGCCAAGATTCCATCGCCGCGGTATTTGATCCGGCGCCGACCGAATACATGTATTTCGTGGCCAAGGGCGACGGCAGCCATGTGTTCTTTAAAACCCTCCAAGAGCACAATCGTTTTCGCCACTTGCAGAAAAAAGCCAGGCGGGTTAAAGTTAAATAA
- a CDS encoding FecR domain-containing protein: MNVVLASILLAAFLPLHAENNKRDIRLVEAKGSVWVKPSGGEWEVVDTKNFEELPLEEGEGIKTGSEPSEATIQIDQENTVELSPDTEFEVTSSNLAWTKFRLFTGRILSKIEEKIAEKKRNMNVLLPASTLAVRGTEFAADASGEDDVGGLGVFEGEVEATLNNLEGSPAVKVKAGQELDFIRKGAPPKPRAIRRFKAMKKRMAFMRKRHAQLRAKWRSMPHERRRAIRQKVKELRRERRQQLKGGDRNGPGPQRRGMRKRQQKSGPHPR, encoded by the coding sequence ATGAACGTTGTGTTGGCTTCGATCCTTCTGGCCGCTTTTCTGCCGCTTCACGCCGAAAACAATAAGCGGGATATCCGCTTGGTCGAAGCCAAGGGATCGGTATGGGTGAAGCCCTCCGGCGGCGAGTGGGAAGTGGTGGATACCAAAAATTTCGAAGAACTCCCCTTGGAAGAAGGCGAGGGCATTAAAACCGGCTCCGAGCCTTCCGAAGCCACCATACAAATCGACCAGGAAAATACCGTGGAGCTTTCCCCGGATACGGAATTTGAAGTCACCTCAAGCAATCTCGCCTGGACGAAGTTCAGGCTTTTTACCGGGCGCATCCTCTCTAAAATCGAAGAAAAAATAGCGGAAAAAAAACGCAATATGAACGTTCTCCTGCCCGCCTCCACGTTGGCCGTTCGGGGGACTGAGTTCGCGGCGGACGCCTCCGGCGAGGATGACGTGGGAGGATTGGGCGTTTTTGAGGGTGAAGTGGAGGCCACGCTGAATAATTTGGAAGGGTCCCCTGCGGTCAAGGTCAAAGCCGGTCAAGAACTCGATTTCATCCGCAAAGGGGCTCCCCCAAAACCACGGGCGATTAGGCGCTTTAAAGCCATGAAAAAACGCATGGCTTTTATGAGAAAGCGCCACGCGCAATTACGCGCCAAATGGCGGTCCATGCCGCATGAGCGCCGCCGGGCCATCAGGCAAAAAGTCAAAGAATTAAGACGCGAACGCCGCCAGCAGCTCAAAGGCGGGGATCGAAACGGCCCCGGCCCTCAACGTCGGGGCATGCGCAAGCGCCAACAAAAATCCGGACCCCATCCGCGATAA